In a single window of the Vicugna pacos chromosome 8, VicPac4, whole genome shotgun sequence genome:
- the CCN2 gene encoding CCN family member 2, whose protein sequence is MSAAGLGPVRCAFVLLLALCSRPASGQDCGGQCQCAAGPAPRCPAGVSLVLDGCGCCRVCAKQLGELCTERDPCDPHKGLFCDFGSPANRKIGVCTAKDGAPCVFGGTVYRSGESFQSSCKYQCTCLDGAVGCVPLCSMDVRLPSPDCPFPRRVKLPGKCCEEWVCDEPKDHTVVGPALAAYRLEDTFGPDPTMIRANCLVQTTEWSACSKTCGMGISTRVTNDNAFCRLEKQSRLCMVRPCEADLEENIKKGKKCIRTPKISKPVKFELSGCTSVKTYRAKFCGVCTDGRCCTPHRTTTLPVEFKCPDGEVMKKNMMFIKTCACHYNCPGDNDIFESLYYRKMYGDMA, encoded by the exons ATGTCCGCCGCCGGCCTGGGCCCCGTCCGCTGCGCCTTCGTGCTCCTGCTCGCGCTCTGCAGCCGG CCCGCCTCCGGCCAGGACTGCGGCGGCCAGTGCCAGTGCGCGGCCGGCCCGGCGCCGCGCTGCCCCGCCGGCGTCAGCCTGGTGTTGGACGGCTGCGGCTGCTGCCGCGTGTGCGCCAAGCAGCTGGGCGAGCTGTGCACCGAGCGCGACCCCTGCGACCCGCACAAGGGCCTCTTCTGCGACTTCGGCTCCCCGGCCAACCGCAAGATCGGCGTGTGCACCG CCAAAGATGGTGCCCCCTGCGTCTTCGGAGGAACGGTGTACCGGAGCGGAGAGTCTTTCCAGAGCAGCTGCAAATACCAGTGCACCTGCCTGGACGGGGCTGTGGGCTGCGTGCCGCTGTGCAGCATGGACGTCCGCCTGCCCAGCCCTGACTGCCCCTTCCCGCGGAGAGTCAAGCTGCCCGGGAAATGCTGCGAGGAATGGGTGTGTGACGAGCCCAAGGACCACACAGTGGTCGGCCCTGCCCTTGCTG CTTACCGACTGGAAGACACGTTTGGCCCAGACCCAACTATGATTCGAGCCAACTGCCTGGTCCAGACCACAGAGTGGAGTGCCTGTTCCAAGACCTGTGGGATGGGCATCTCCACCCGCGTTACCAATGACAACGCCTTCTGCAGGCTGGAGAAGCAGAGCCGCCTCTGCATGGTCAGGCCTTGCGAAGCTGACCTGGAAGAAAACATTAAG AAGGGCAAAAAGTGCATCCGGACCCCCAAAATCTCCAAGCCAGTCAAGTTTGAGCTCTCTGGCTGCACCAGCGTGAAGACCTACCGGGCTAAATTCTGCGGGGTGTGCACAGACGGTCGATGCTGCACCCCACACAGAACCACCACCCTTCCCGTGGAATTCAAGTGTCCAGACGGGGAGGTCATGAAGAAGAACATGATGTTCATCAAGACCTGTGCCTGCCATTACAACTGTCCCGGAGACAATGACATCTTTGAGTCACTGTACTACAGGAAGATGTATGGAGACATGGCATAA